Proteins from one Microscilla marina ATCC 23134 genomic window:
- a CDS encoding fibronectin type III domain-containing protein produces MGFYKKALHEIVADTHLLISNVTVNKQYFYRVRVKQSNSLSEYSNTLSVFTTVLPSPESLPATEIGYTSFIANWKAMPEASSYQIDVSTDPFFERILPKYNNLNVSANRLVVVNLDANKKYYYRIRALNNETRSNYSKVVIVNTINLAAPVATVATNVESGGFKANWQPVANAASYLVDVALDPGFSQILPTYNNLAVIDNFVDLQSLNASTTYYYRVRAQGLGAISEYSNTIATVTGLLPAPIANAMSDHKAFEFTAHWQAQPDINIYVLDVATDASFSNFVVGYQSKEVLGNSHKVTGLDFKTRYYYRVRAKRLSKYS; encoded by the coding sequence TTGGGTTTTTATAAGAAAGCCCTGCACGAAATAGTGGCAGACACTCATTTACTCATCAGCAATGTCACTGTAAACAAACAATATTTTTACAGAGTAAGGGTGAAACAATCCAACTCATTGTCGGAATACTCAAATACTTTATCAGTGTTTACCACTGTTTTGCCCAGCCCCGAATCGCTACCCGCTACCGAGATAGGGTATACGAGCTTTATAGCCAACTGGAAAGCAATGCCTGAGGCAAGTTCCTACCAAATAGACGTGTCAACTGACCCTTTCTTTGAGCGTATATTGCCCAAATACAACAACTTAAACGTAAGTGCCAATCGTTTAGTAGTGGTCAATCTCGATGCTAACAAAAAATATTATTACAGGATAAGGGCACTCAACAACGAAACCAGGTCTAACTATTCTAAAGTGGTCATTGTCAATACAATTAATCTGGCGGCTCCAGTAGCCACGGTAGCCACTAATGTAGAAAGTGGGGGGTTTAAGGCCAATTGGCAACCAGTAGCCAATGCTGCCTCGTATTTGGTAGATGTGGCACTTGATCCGGGCTTTAGTCAAATTTTGCCCACTTACAACAACCTGGCAGTTATCGACAACTTTGTAGACCTACAGTCGCTTAACGCCAGCACTACTTATTATTACCGGGTAAGAGCCCAAGGGCTGGGAGCAATATCTGAGTATTCCAATACCATTGCTACAGTGACTGGCTTATTGCCTGCTCCCATTGCCAACGCTATGAGCGACCACAAAGCATTTGAGTTTACCGCCCACTGGCAAGCACAACCAGACATTAATATATATGTGCTGGATGTGGCTACCGACGCCAGCTTTAGCAACTTTGTGGTAGGCTATCAAAGTAAGGAGGTATTAGGCAACTCACATAAAGTTACTGGGTTGGACTTCAAAACAAGGTATTATTATCGGGTACGTGCCAAACGCCTTAGTAAATACTCG
- a CDS encoding DUF6691 family protein, which translates to MKTIKYIFAGILFGIIMTKAEVISWYRIQEMFRFQSFHMYGIIGSAVALGMLATFLIKRFRLRSIQGQPIAFNDKKKSIPRYLIGGVLFGLGWAMTGACPGPLYVLIGHGFGVILVVLASALLGTYVYGLFRNKLPH; encoded by the coding sequence ATGAAAACGATTAAGTATATTTTTGCCGGAATACTGTTTGGTATTATCATGACTAAGGCGGAAGTAATTTCGTGGTATCGTATCCAGGAAATGTTCCGTTTTCAATCATTCCACATGTATGGTATCATAGGCTCAGCGGTAGCACTGGGTATGTTGGCTACTTTTCTGATCAAGAGGTTCCGCCTACGCTCTATTCAAGGGCAGCCTATTGCCTTCAATGACAAGAAAAAATCAATTCCCCGTTACCTTATTGGAGGAGTTTTGTTTGGATTGGGCTGGGCGATGACTGGTGCCTGCCCCGGACCATTGTATGTGCTCATTGGACACGGTTTTGGGGTAATACTAGTGGTGTTGGCAAGTGCACTATTGGGTACTTATGTTTACGGCTTGTTCCGCAACAAATTGCCACATTAG
- a CDS encoding YeeE/YedE family protein, which translates to MLELIKQPWAWYIAGPLLALVAIALLFFGKSFGVSATLRTTCAALGAGKKTSFFHYNWKADRWNILFVIGAIVGGMIASQFLMHPTVSVSPDTVQDLQKMGVQDVSGLAPADLFGWQALFSLKGMVVLVLGGFLIGFGARYAGGCTSGHAISGLSNLQLPSLIAVIGFFVGGLLMTHYLLPLILQL; encoded by the coding sequence GTGTTAGAACTAATTAAACAACCCTGGGCGTGGTACATTGCCGGACCACTGCTCGCATTGGTGGCCATTGCGCTGCTGTTTTTTGGCAAATCGTTTGGCGTATCGGCTACTTTGCGCACTACCTGTGCTGCATTGGGTGCTGGAAAAAAGACGAGTTTTTTTCATTATAACTGGAAAGCCGACCGCTGGAATATATTGTTTGTAATAGGGGCGATAGTGGGTGGTATGATTGCCAGCCAGTTTTTGATGCACCCTACCGTGAGTGTGTCACCAGACACAGTACAAGATTTGCAAAAAATGGGGGTACAAGATGTCTCCGGGTTAGCACCCGCAGATTTGTTTGGCTGGCAGGCACTCTTTTCACTCAAAGGAATGGTGGTATTGGTACTTGGAGGCTTTCTCATCGGTTTTGGGGCTCGCTATGCAGGGGGTTGTACATCGGGGCACGCCATCAGTGGCTTATCAAACCTACAGCTTCCTTCGCTCATTGCGGTCATTGGTTTTTTTGTTGGAGGGTTACTCATGACACATTACCTCTTGCCACTTATTTTGCAACTTTGA
- a CDS encoding trans-sulfuration enzyme family protein gives MQDNSEHFETNAIRTQVTRSGEREHSAPIYATSSFVFNDAEHARALFANEQEGNIYSRYSNPNNDEFVQKMCLLEGTEDGIALASGMAAMFLSMASFLKAGDHVLACRSLFGSTHQIITQVFPRWGISHTYVDIDKPDSWETAVQDNTKVLFIETPSNPALDIIDLEWAGKLAKKHELLYIVDNCFATPYLQTPVQFGADVVTHSATKFIDGQGRTIGGIVLGTKAAIEEVRFMARHTGPALSPFNGWILSKSLETLSIRMEKHCDNALKLAQYLEKHEEVSFVKYPFLPSHPQYDLAKKQMRLGGGLVSFEVKGGVNRGRDFLNALQMISFTANLGDTRTIATHPASTTHSKLSDEERMAVGISPGLIRISTGLEHIDDIIADIEQAIRASVPATQIQG, from the coding sequence ATGCAAGATAACTCAGAACACTTTGAAACCAACGCTATTCGTACCCAGGTCACGCGTTCGGGAGAGCGCGAACACTCTGCGCCCATTTATGCTACCTCAAGCTTTGTGTTTAACGATGCCGAACACGCCCGTGCTTTGTTTGCCAACGAACAAGAAGGCAATATTTATTCGCGCTACTCAAACCCCAATAACGACGAGTTTGTCCAGAAAATGTGTTTGCTGGAGGGCACCGAAGACGGAATCGCGCTTGCCTCTGGTATGGCGGCTATGTTTTTGAGCATGGCGTCTTTTCTTAAGGCGGGCGACCACGTGCTGGCTTGTCGCTCGTTGTTTGGGTCTACTCACCAAATCATTACTCAGGTTTTTCCACGTTGGGGCATTAGCCATACATATGTAGACATAGACAAACCCGATAGCTGGGAAACTGCCGTACAAGACAACACCAAGGTATTATTTATAGAAACTCCTTCAAACCCTGCCTTAGATATTATAGACCTGGAGTGGGCAGGTAAACTTGCCAAAAAACATGAGTTGTTGTATATAGTAGACAATTGTTTTGCTACCCCTTATTTACAAACCCCAGTTCAGTTTGGAGCAGACGTAGTAACGCATTCTGCTACTAAGTTTATAGATGGGCAAGGACGCACCATTGGGGGCATTGTATTGGGTACAAAAGCAGCCATAGAAGAAGTACGTTTTATGGCACGCCACACTGGACCAGCCCTGTCGCCTTTCAATGGTTGGATATTGTCTAAAAGTTTGGAGACGCTGTCTATCAGAATGGAAAAACATTGCGATAACGCCCTGAAACTGGCGCAATATTTAGAAAAACACGAAGAAGTAAGTTTTGTGAAATACCCATTTTTACCTTCTCACCCTCAGTATGACCTGGCCAAAAAGCAAATGCGTTTGGGAGGTGGTTTGGTGAGTTTTGAGGTAAAAGGAGGCGTAAATCGAGGGCGTGACTTTCTCAATGCTTTGCAAATGATTTCGTTTACGGCCAACCTGGGCGATACGCGTACTATAGCCACTCACCCGGCGTCTACTACCCACTCTAAGCTCAGCGACGAAGAAAGAATGGCAGTAGGTATTAGCCCTGGTCTTATTCGCATTTCTACCGGGCTTGAGCACATTGACGACATTATTGCCGATATCGAACAGGCCATTCGTGCATCGGTGCCAGCCACACAAATACAGGGGTAG
- a CDS encoding leucine-rich repeat domain-containing protein produces MEVKQGSQYSEVYIQRIKQFLNSRDEANIELAFFILKGNGVPPELYKMLSTGKKVLLCLEHGFLDIVANIPSLDWEDCELKEIPASIVHLKNLRELYLEYNQLTDFPPEIAQLTQLREINVSENLFASLPATIGKLTQLEELKLSGNQLTTLPPEIGNLTKLQYIGLSNNRITSLPQEFAQLQSLEYLGFSNNELTQLPQEIYSLPRLKKITLYGNYFSHEEIKKINRHLPNTYVRFR; encoded by the coding sequence ATGGAAGTTAAACAAGGGAGTCAATATTCTGAAGTTTATATCCAGCGCATCAAACAGTTTCTCAACAGTCGTGACGAGGCAAACATAGAACTAGCCTTTTTTATACTGAAGGGCAATGGGGTGCCACCTGAGCTTTATAAAATGCTATCGACCGGAAAAAAAGTATTATTATGCCTGGAGCATGGCTTTTTAGATATTGTTGCTAACATCCCAAGTCTGGACTGGGAGGACTGTGAACTCAAAGAGATTCCGGCAAGCATTGTACACCTCAAAAATCTACGTGAACTTTACCTTGAGTACAATCAGTTAACTGACTTTCCGCCTGAAATAGCCCAACTTACCCAGCTCCGCGAGATCAATGTAAGCGAAAACTTATTTGCTTCGCTACCTGCTACTATAGGCAAGCTAACCCAGCTCGAAGAGCTTAAACTCAGTGGCAACCAATTAACTACGTTGCCACCCGAAATAGGCAATCTCACCAAGTTGCAATACATTGGCTTAAGCAACAACCGTATTACTTCGCTTCCTCAGGAGTTTGCTCAATTACAAAGCCTTGAATACCTGGGTTTTAGCAATAATGAGCTTACGCAACTCCCTCAGGAAATATACAGCCTGCCCCGCCTCAAAAAAATAACCCTTTATGGGAATTACTTCTCTCACGAAGAAATTAAAAAAATAAACCGTCATTTACCCAATACTTATGTGCGCTTTCGTTAA
- a CDS encoding leucine-rich repeat domain-containing protein, translated as MDKDFIENIKGHLESSERFNNELAFQILSGMEPMPGELKTYLTGTSDKLLLCLEHGFMEVLEDIKEIELAGQDFTEKPEVLQNIERMFGLEKINLSSNFLSTIPFGLTHLRNLKVLNLYQNRLGKLPDAVLNLRNLEVLNLGKNGFHRFPDHFDKLTSLKSLDLGDNFLTEIPPEVGNLTLLEELNVSVNQIKHLPPELGRLSALKWLKIQQNQIVELPETFDQLENLEELRLERNKFTQFPAALLKLPKLKKLYIFDNEIEALPPEVSQMTTLEHLQMSGNQLKSLPSEIGSLPQLKIAYLEYNEIAELPPEISQLENLEYLSLEHNKLTGLPQGLEKLEKLEFLHLHHNNLTELPASIAQMKGLKELDVRNNEGLDLANVFKSLEHIETVHVQAKQFSSIPVDADHWQYLPFLTLDQQGLTQLPKALEQTVLLTDLSMGDNELTTLPETLGNLVKLERFNVQKNKLGKLPDALGNCKAMKWLHVGSNALTELPTVIGELEDLQEVYLDNNQLMALPKEIKDLKKLMVVNLANNQLTTLPTEITEIPYIQYLYLNNNQLTDLPEGIENWVVLQELNLKGNPMSEATQQKIREKLPRTRIAFGEGTDQK; from the coding sequence ATGGACAAAGACTTTATCGAAAACATCAAAGGACATCTCGAAAGCAGTGAAAGGTTTAATAATGAGCTTGCCTTTCAGATTTTATCGGGAATGGAACCAATGCCTGGAGAATTAAAAACTTATTTGACTGGTACCAGCGACAAATTGCTGCTTTGTCTTGAGCATGGGTTTATGGAAGTGCTGGAAGACATCAAAGAGATTGAGTTGGCAGGGCAGGACTTTACAGAAAAACCTGAGGTATTGCAAAATATTGAGCGGATGTTTGGGCTCGAAAAAATAAATCTGAGCAGTAATTTTTTGAGCACTATCCCTTTTGGACTTACCCACCTGCGCAACCTTAAGGTACTCAACCTTTACCAAAACCGCCTGGGCAAATTGCCCGATGCAGTGCTCAACTTGCGTAACCTTGAGGTGCTTAACCTTGGTAAAAACGGGTTTCATCGTTTCCCTGATCACTTCGATAAGCTCACAAGTCTTAAGTCTTTGGATTTGGGCGATAATTTTTTGACTGAAATTCCCCCAGAAGTAGGCAACTTGACCCTGCTCGAAGAACTCAATGTAAGTGTGAATCAGATCAAACACTTGCCGCCCGAACTGGGCAGGCTTTCGGCGCTTAAGTGGCTCAAAATACAGCAAAACCAAATAGTAGAACTGCCCGAAACTTTTGATCAGCTCGAAAACCTGGAAGAACTGCGCCTGGAGCGTAATAAGTTTACTCAATTTCCGGCAGCATTGCTTAAGCTACCCAAGCTCAAAAAGCTGTATATCTTTGACAACGAAATAGAGGCATTGCCCCCTGAAGTTAGCCAAATGACCACCCTGGAGCATTTGCAAATGTCGGGCAACCAGCTCAAAAGCCTGCCCTCAGAAATAGGCAGCCTGCCCCAACTAAAAATTGCGTACCTGGAGTACAACGAAATTGCCGAGCTGCCCCCTGAAATTAGCCAGCTGGAAAACCTGGAATACCTCTCGCTGGAGCACAATAAGCTCACTGGTTTGCCCCAAGGCTTAGAAAAGCTTGAAAAACTAGAATTTTTGCATTTACATCACAACAACTTGACAGAGTTGCCCGCCTCTATAGCACAAATGAAAGGGCTCAAAGAATTGGATGTACGCAATAACGAAGGGCTTGACCTGGCAAATGTGTTTAAAAGTCTGGAGCATATAGAAACGGTACACGTACAAGCCAAGCAATTTAGCAGTATTCCTGTGGACGCTGATCACTGGCAGTATTTGCCGTTTTTGACTTTAGATCAGCAGGGGCTGACCCAACTACCCAAAGCCCTGGAGCAAACGGTGTTGTTGACTGACTTAAGCATGGGTGATAATGAACTCACTACTTTACCCGAAACCCTGGGCAATCTTGTAAAACTGGAAAGATTTAATGTGCAAAAGAATAAGTTGGGTAAACTGCCCGATGCCTTGGGCAATTGCAAGGCGATGAAGTGGTTGCACGTGGGTAGCAATGCATTGACTGAATTGCCAACGGTGATAGGAGAGTTAGAAGACTTGCAAGAGGTGTATTTAGACAACAACCAGTTGATGGCATTGCCCAAAGAGATAAAAGATTTAAAGAAATTGATGGTAGTTAACCTTGCCAATAATCAACTGACAACCTTGCCTACCGAGATAACCGAGATACCCTATATTCAGTATTTGTACCTCAACAACAACCAATTGACCGATTTGCCAGAGGGGATAGAAAATTGGGTAGTATTACAGGAACTTAACCTGAAGGGCAACCCTATGTCAGAAGCTACTCAACAAAAAATACGTGAAAAGCTGCCCCGAACCCGGATTGCTTTTGGTGAAGGAACAGACCAAAAATAA
- a CDS encoding RNA recognition motif domain-containing protein, whose product MNIFVAKLSDETTNESLHSLFQPFGEVESAKVIYDRDTGMSRRFGFVEMPNEEEGVEAINALNESDFEGRNIVVKKARPREQHNNRAFSGGGGGYNRGGGYGGGYNRGGGYNNGY is encoded by the coding sequence ATGAATATTTTTGTGGCTAAGTTGAGTGACGAAACCACCAACGAATCCTTACATTCTCTATTTCAACCCTTTGGAGAAGTTGAATCAGCTAAAGTAATTTATGACCGCGATACGGGGATGTCTCGCCGTTTTGGGTTCGTAGAAATGCCTAACGAAGAAGAAGGAGTTGAAGCAATCAATGCTTTGAACGAAAGTGATTTTGAAGGAAGAAACATTGTAGTAAAAAAAGCTCGCCCTCGTGAGCAGCACAACAATCGCGCATTTAGCGGTGGTGGTGGTGGCTACAACCGGGGCGGAGGCTACGGTGGTGGCTATAACCGAGGCGGAGGCTACAACAACGGGTACTAA
- a CDS encoding universal stress protein — translation MKKILIPTDFSELSEYALHTAEKIATSLGAEIHALKVLPAPGDAYFDDKGNMLNCQDYDMTKFEKERMENEAKIKEWLKDAKVKVHVVVKFGNMIDDIVEYVNVNAMDLVVMGTSGASGWKEMFVGSNAEKVVRYSPVPVLTIKCDKPDWEVEKILLVNDFKEPKIENLTALKTLQKAFEAQIHLLKIEKGKETNREVFQQMEKFTELNQLENVEFHVESSSKIEEGVFYFAHEHSIDLITMGTHGRTGWDHLIKGSISENLVNHMYKPILTFKLN, via the coding sequence ATGAAAAAGATATTGATACCTACTGACTTTTCTGAATTATCGGAGTACGCCCTTCATACGGCTGAAAAAATAGCAACTTCGCTTGGTGCCGAAATACACGCCTTGAAGGTATTGCCTGCTCCTGGCGATGCTTATTTTGACGACAAAGGCAACATGCTCAATTGCCAGGATTATGACATGACCAAGTTTGAGAAGGAGCGTATGGAGAATGAAGCTAAAATTAAAGAATGGCTCAAAGACGCTAAAGTAAAAGTACATGTAGTGGTAAAGTTTGGCAATATGATAGACGACATAGTGGAGTATGTTAACGTCAATGCTATGGACTTGGTGGTAATGGGCACCAGTGGGGCGTCAGGTTGGAAAGAAATGTTTGTGGGCTCTAACGCCGAAAAGGTAGTAAGGTACTCTCCTGTTCCGGTACTTACGATCAAATGTGATAAACCCGATTGGGAGGTTGAGAAGATTTTGCTGGTCAATGATTTTAAAGAGCCAAAGATAGAAAACTTAACCGCATTAAAAACCTTACAAAAAGCATTTGAGGCGCAAATTCACTTATTAAAAATAGAAAAGGGGAAAGAAACTAACCGTGAGGTGTTTCAACAGATGGAAAAGTTTACCGAACTTAATCAGCTGGAAAATGTAGAGTTTCACGTAGAGAGCAGCAGCAAAATTGAAGAAGGGGTATTTTATTTTGCCCACGAGCATTCTATAGACTTAATTACGATGGGTACCCATGGGCGTACTGGTTGGGATCATTTGATCAAGGGGAGTATTTCTGAAAACCTGGTAAACCATATGTACAAGCCCATATTGACTTTTAAATTAAACTAA
- a CDS encoding fibronectin type III domain-containing protein, protein MHQGIKVNLLILIISSLFYSCSLFEKEFILPSPMATEASKVEVVSFTAHWKKVTGAGSYEIDLALDKDFTQFAPGYHAKRVSELAVQLNNLEANTTYYYRVRANISNQTSQNSNVITVTTKALGRPLVYPATEISATGFRLHWKKMPIVTAYVLDVATDESFTRFVEGYQGHEIVGLSYKK, encoded by the coding sequence ATGCATCAAGGTATCAAAGTAAATTTATTAATACTTATCATTAGTAGCTTATTCTATAGTTGTTCTTTGTTTGAGAAAGAGTTTATTCTGCCATCGCCAATGGCTACAGAAGCCAGTAAAGTAGAGGTAGTGAGCTTTACAGCACACTGGAAAAAAGTAACAGGGGCAGGAAGCTATGAAATAGACCTGGCACTTGATAAGGATTTTACTCAGTTTGCCCCTGGTTACCACGCCAAAAGAGTTTCCGAACTAGCTGTTCAACTCAATAACCTGGAAGCCAATACCACTTATTACTACCGGGTGAGAGCAAATATATCTAATCAAACCTCTCAAAACTCTAACGTGATCACTGTTACCACCAAGGCATTAGGTCGCCCACTGGTATACCCAGCCACCGAAATCTCAGCCACTGGTTTTCGCCTGCACTGGAAAAAAATGCCTATTGTAACTGCTTATGTATTGGATGTGGCTACCGACGAAAGCTTTACCAGGTTTGTAGAAGGTTACCAAGGGCACGAAATAGTAGGGCTTTCTTATAAAAAATGA
- a CDS encoding rhodanese-like domain-containing protein, protein MSFQNIDVAEFKHKIAQEPDAVILDVRSPIELEDGSVPNHQLIDIMQPDFASKIAELDKEKTYLVYCRSGNRSGKACALMAEMGFTKLYNLAGGIMAWNEAL, encoded by the coding sequence ATGAGTTTTCAAAACATCGACGTTGCTGAATTTAAACACAAAATAGCTCAAGAGCCTGACGCTGTCATACTAGACGTACGCTCGCCCATAGAATTGGAAGATGGCAGTGTGCCCAACCACCAACTAATTGACATTATGCAACCTGACTTTGCCAGCAAAATAGCTGAACTCGACAAGGAGAAAACCTATTTGGTGTATTGCCGAAGTGGTAACCGAAGCGGCAAGGCTTGCGCACTGATGGCTGAAATGGGTTTTACCAAGTTGTATAATCTTGCTGGTGGTATAATGGCTTGGAATGAAGCTCTTTAG
- a CDS encoding 7-carboxy-7-deazaguanine synthase QueE translates to MKIAKFNGKGEIFYTIQGEGKSLGKPTVFIRSSLCNLHCIWCDTDYTWNWKNTPYPHVFDQTPGYEKYDKKEQIVELSTAQIIEEIAPYACKNLVLTGGEPLLQQKAWVELMAQLRKKDAGYWFEVETNGTLLPSSEFDALIDQYNVSPKLENSNNSMKIREKPEAYAFFRQSPKAWFKFVIAQQADLEEVLELIKKYDLPSHKVYLMPEGTTPEQLKSKQSWLVEQCKQYGFHYTDRLHIHIYGSKRGV, encoded by the coding sequence ATGAAGATTGCCAAGTTTAACGGAAAAGGAGAGATATTTTACACCATACAAGGCGAGGGTAAAAGCTTGGGTAAACCCACGGTTTTTATCAGAAGCTCATTGTGCAACCTGCATTGTATTTGGTGCGATACTGACTATACCTGGAACTGGAAAAACACACCCTACCCGCATGTGTTTGACCAAACGCCGGGTTATGAAAAATACGATAAAAAAGAGCAGATTGTAGAGCTAAGTACGGCACAAATTATTGAAGAGATAGCGCCGTATGCTTGCAAAAACCTGGTGCTGACCGGCGGAGAACCGTTGCTGCAGCAAAAAGCGTGGGTAGAGTTAATGGCTCAATTACGCAAGAAAGACGCAGGGTATTGGTTTGAGGTAGAAACTAACGGTACTTTGTTGCCTTCCAGCGAATTTGACGCTTTGATTGATCAATACAACGTATCACCAAAGTTGGAAAACTCTAATAACTCAATGAAAATCAGGGAAAAACCTGAGGCATACGCTTTTTTTAGGCAAAGCCCCAAGGCTTGGTTTAAGTTTGTGATTGCCCAACAAGCTGACCTTGAGGAGGTGTTAGAATTGATAAAAAAGTATGATTTGCCCTCCCACAAGGTATACCTGATGCCTGAAGGCACTACCCCCGAACAGCTCAAGAGCAAACAATCGTGGTTAGTAGAACAGTGCAAGCAATATGGGTTTCATTACACCGATCGGCTGCACATTCATATTTATGGCAGCAAACGTGGCGTGTAG
- a CDS encoding ISAs1 family transposase, with amino-acid sequence MLFKGRSFYEEMQNCAALDLRDTRGKIHNLAFVLLGVLLGILRKRDGVLSSIHRSMVNTNSALCAFLDIPETTVVSRSHLPVLLQKVDVEVFDYLLFTHYGFRLDSQEKQWFSGDGKELRGSIESGKKRGQAVVQIVHHHSGEAIAQNYYDGQKESEIPTLRALLSKDDLASQKITLDALHLCPSTTEMITKAGGVFLIGLKENQPTLLAHMTDCALPPIDQKTTFDFNHGRVEQRKYWLYDVSKQGFDPRWDNTAFKRLVKVQRTRINQKNAKISREVSYYISNETAKEGIFDAVRNHWSVEVNNHIRDVTLNEDQLKSKKRQFK; translated from the coding sequence ATGTTATTCAAAGGACGAAGTTTTTACGAAGAAATGCAAAATTGTGCAGCATTAGATCTTAGAGATACTCGTGGCAAAATACATAATCTAGCTTTTGTTTTATTAGGCGTGTTATTAGGTATACTCCGCAAACGAGATGGCGTTCTCTCAAGTATTCATCGTAGCATGGTCAATACCAACTCGGCACTATGTGCTTTTTTAGATATACCAGAAACCACAGTAGTTTCTCGTTCTCACCTACCTGTTTTACTACAAAAGGTAGATGTGGAAGTCTTTGATTACTTGTTATTTACGCATTATGGTTTTCGTTTGGACTCTCAGGAAAAGCAATGGTTTAGTGGTGATGGCAAGGAGTTGCGTGGAAGCATTGAGTCAGGCAAAAAACGAGGACAAGCCGTGGTTCAAATAGTGCACCATCATTCAGGAGAAGCGATTGCCCAAAATTACTACGATGGGCAAAAAGAAAGTGAAATACCTACTTTACGTGCTTTACTTTCCAAGGATGACCTGGCGAGTCAAAAAATCACTTTGGACGCTTTACACCTTTGTCCTAGCACTACTGAGATGATTACCAAGGCGGGAGGTGTTTTTTTGATTGGGCTTAAAGAAAACCAGCCAACATTGCTTGCTCACATGACTGACTGTGCATTGCCTCCTATTGACCAAAAAACGACTTTTGACTTCAACCATGGGAGAGTTGAGCAAAGAAAATATTGGTTGTATGATGTAAGTAAGCAGGGTTTTGATCCACGTTGGGATAATACAGCTTTTAAAAGACTAGTAAAAGTTCAAAGAACCCGCATCAATCAAAAAAACGCGAAAATAAGTAGAGAAGTGAGTTATTACATCTCTAATGAAACAGCAAAAGAGGGAATATTTGATGCAGTAAGAAATCATTGGAGTGTCGAGGTCAATAACCACATCAGAGATGTGACATTGAACGAAGATCAACTAAAGTCAAAAAAAAGACAGTTCAAATGA